The following proteins are co-located in the Triticum aestivum cultivar Chinese Spring chromosome 1A, IWGSC CS RefSeq v2.1, whole genome shotgun sequence genome:
- the LOC123189277 gene encoding protein SEEDLING PLASTID DEVELOPMENT 1: MLKALNPTPIRLRPACRASSAGCATRRGGPPRRAVPQQPPVRRPSGDRCVPWRGAAPSGPAAPPASPVAAPAPGARAGARAELEAFLEVVPARMRRELALHPEVWELVEVVMDLGRRPLARFPSGDWVISDQPVTADDLRQAVSKVGNFSEDNRSGINHSLHRISAIRNRKANIIGLTCRVGRAISGSAEMIRDLVVGGGSILVIGPPGVGKTTLIREIARILADEGNKRVIIVDTSNEIGGDGDVPHSGIGRSRRMQVPKVTMQHNVMIEAVENHMPEVIVIDEIGTELEAMAASTIAQRGVQLVGTAHGVTIDSIIKNPCLQMLVGGIESVTLGDEEAKKRKVQKTILERKGPPTFSCAVEMVSKTECRVHHKLESTVDAILAGKPPKFEARMMDSKITESGGSLVISERVSETERLPAYHQDLVTRAVTSEDKFIDDFGSSRQAKSKNIPSDDNVNGDFGCTKKTKGKQYVSGRPPVRVYTYQVSEADILQVATVMGFEDELDITDDIEAANVILASSSEMKQNPWIRNVAKYHKLPIFVVKTNTMAQIVKAVKMIVGRDKLDAPSRKQPKVLEGEIEIEDDAPKRKPSLEEIDALEEARLAIEYIVIPGGEPVELLPRCSEIVARQLELVESYQLLAETFGTDPNSRLQILPVKIAKKSLDQGAQGPTSTKKNGSDLIVSENGGGFSFSRLPFLPK, encoded by the exons ATGCTCAAGGCGCTCAACCCCACCCCGATCCGGCTCCGCCCGGCGTGCCGCGCCTCCTCGGCAGGGTGCGCGACACGGCGTGGAGGCCCGCCGCGGAGGGCGGTCCCGCAGCAGCCGCCCGTGCGCCGGCCGTCCGGCGACCGGTGCGTGCCGTGGCGCGGCGCGGCGCCCTCGggccccgccgcgccgccggccTCCCCGGTCGCCGCCCCGGCGCCCGGGGCCCGGGCGGGGGCCAGGGCCGAGCTGGAGGCGTTCCTGGAGGTGGTGCCGGCGAGGATGCGGCGCGAGCTGGCGCTGCACCCGGAGGTCTGGGAGCTGGTGGAGGTCGTCATGGACCTCGGCCGCCGCCCGCTCGCGCGGTTCCCCTCCGGGGACTGGGTCATCTCCGACCAGCCCGTCACCGCCGACGACCTCCGCCAGGCCGTCTCCAAG GTGGGCAATTTCTCCGAGGACAACCGATCCGGGATCAACCACTCGTTGCACCGGATCAGCGCCATCAGAAACCGCAAGGCTAACATAATCGGTCTCACTTGCCGTGTTGGGCGGGCTATATCGGGCAGCGCAGAGATGATCCGTGATTTGGTCGTGGGAGGCGGCTCCATATTGGTGATTGGACCTCCTGGTGTAGGGAAGACTACTCTGATCAG GGAAATAGCTAGGATCTTGGCAGATGAGGGTAACAAACGTGTGATCATAGTGGACACATCTAATGAAATAGGAGGTGATGGGGATGTACCTCACTCCGGCATTGGGCGCTCTAGGAGAATGCAAGTTCCTAAAGTTACGATGCAGCATAAC GTGATGATTGAGGCTGTTGAAAATCACATGCCGGAAGTTATTGTTATCGATGAGATTGGTACAGAACTTGAGGCAATGGCAgccagcaccattgctcaaagaGGCGTTCAACTTGTAGGAACTGCTCATGGGGTGACAATTGACAGCATAATTAAAAACCCTTGCTTGCAAATGCTTGTTGGTGGGATTGAG AGTGTGACTCTTGGCGATGAAGAGGCAAAGAAGCGGAAAGTTCAGAAAACAATTCTTGAGAGAAAAGGGCCCCCAACATTTTCATGTGCTGTTGAGATGGTGTCGAAGACTGAATGTCGAGTGCATCACAAGTTAGAATCTACAGTTGATGCTATTCTTGCAG GGAAGCCTCCCAAGTTTGAAGCTCGCATGATGGATAGCAAGATCACCGAGTCAGGAGGATCTTTGGTGATATCTGAGAGAGTGTCTGAAACAGAGCGCTTACCTGCGTATCATCAAGATCTGGTCACCAGGGCGGTTACATCAGAAGATAAATTCATCGATGATTTTGGTTCCTCCAGGCAAGCAAAAAGCAAGAACATCCCATCAGACGATAATGTCAATGGTGATTTTGGTTGtacaaagaaaacaaaaggcaaacAATATGTGTCTGGAAGGCCTCCAGTACGTGTTTACACTTACCAG GTTTCAGAAGCTGATATCTTGCAAGTAGCAACAGTGATGGGTTTTGAGGATGAATTGGACATAACAGATGACATTGAAGCGGCCAATGTGATTCTCGCGTCAAGTTCTGAAATGAAGCAGAATCCGTGGATCCGTAATGTTGCCAAGTACCACAAGCTTCCTATATTTGTTGTTAAG ACAAATACGATGGCTCAGATAGTAAAGGCTGTCAAAATGATTGTTGGAAGAGATAAACTTGATGCACCATCACGCAAACAACCTAAAGTTTTGGAAGGAGAAATAGAGATTGAAGATGATGCTCCGAAACGGAAGCCATCATTGGAGGAAATTGATGCATTGGAG GAGGCCCGGTTGGCAATTGAATACATTGTAATCCCGGGCGGGGAGCCCGTCGAACTCCTCCCAAGGTGTTCAGAAATTGTTGCTCGTCAGCTGGAGCTCGTTGAGAGCTACCAGCTCCTCGCCGAGACCTTCGGAACCGACCCCAATTCTAGGCTGCAGATTCTTCCAGTGAAAATAGCAAAGAAGAGCTTGGATCAGGGCGCTCAGGGGCCGACGTCCACCAAGAAGAACGGCTCGGATCTGATTGTCAGCGAGAATGGTGGAGGCTTCAGCTTCTCCCGGCTGCCATTTCTGCCGAAGTGA